The following are encoded in a window of Kitasatospora fiedleri genomic DNA:
- a CDS encoding diaminobutyrate--2-oxoglutarate transaminase family protein — translation MTLTVGTPAAPAGDAILRRQRIRESAARTYARSFPIVPVRANGMTVEGADGRRYLDCLSGAGTLALGHNHPVVLDAIRRTLDSGAPLHLLDLATAEKDDFTTALLESLPEKFAARSRVHFCGPAGTDAVEAALKLMQTATGRRGALAFTGAYHGMTAGALAVTGNTAVKAPLPSGGEVTRLPYPYAYRCPFGVGGERGAELAAAYTERLLDDPAGGVLPPAAMILEAVQGEGGVVPAPDTWLREMRRITAERGIPLILDEVQTGVGRTGRMWAVEHSGIEPDAMVLSKAIGGSLPLAVVVYRDEYDGWQPGAHTGTFRGNTLAMAAGAATLRYVAANGLVARAETVGARIAARLDGARDRLPVIGDVRGRGLMLGVELVDPAGTPDSCGAHPADPRLAVRVREACLARGLIVELGGRHDAVLRLLPPLTITDEQAEAVLERLCAAIESAMRQPGDK, via the coding sequence GTGACCCTCACCGTCGGCACCCCCGCCGCACCGGCCGGCGACGCGATCCTGCGCCGTCAGCGCATCCGCGAATCGGCCGCCCGCACCTACGCCCGGTCCTTCCCGATCGTCCCGGTGCGCGCGAACGGCATGACGGTGGAGGGCGCCGACGGACGCCGCTACCTCGACTGCCTCTCCGGCGCCGGCACCCTCGCGCTCGGCCACAACCACCCGGTGGTGCTCGACGCGATCCGCCGCACCCTGGACAGCGGCGCCCCCCTGCACCTGCTCGACCTCGCCACCGCCGAGAAGGACGACTTCACCACCGCCCTGCTGGAGAGCCTCCCGGAGAAGTTCGCCGCCCGGTCCCGGGTGCACTTCTGCGGCCCGGCCGGCACCGACGCCGTCGAGGCCGCCCTCAAGCTGATGCAGACCGCCACCGGCCGACGCGGCGCCCTCGCCTTCACCGGCGCCTACCACGGCATGACCGCCGGCGCCCTCGCCGTCACCGGCAACACCGCCGTCAAGGCCCCGCTGCCCAGCGGCGGCGAGGTCACCCGGCTGCCCTACCCCTACGCCTACCGCTGCCCGTTCGGCGTCGGCGGCGAACGCGGCGCCGAACTCGCCGCCGCCTACACCGAGCGCCTGCTGGACGACCCGGCCGGGGGCGTGCTGCCGCCCGCCGCGATGATCCTGGAGGCCGTCCAGGGCGAGGGCGGCGTCGTCCCCGCCCCCGACACCTGGCTGCGCGAGATGCGCCGGATCACCGCTGAACGCGGCATCCCGCTGATCCTGGACGAGGTGCAGACCGGCGTCGGACGCACCGGACGGATGTGGGCCGTCGAGCACAGCGGCATCGAACCCGACGCGATGGTGCTCTCCAAGGCCATCGGCGGCAGCCTCCCGCTCGCCGTCGTCGTCTACCGCGACGAGTACGACGGCTGGCAGCCCGGCGCCCACACCGGCACCTTCCGCGGCAACACCCTGGCGATGGCGGCCGGCGCCGCCACCCTCCGGTACGTGGCCGCCAACGGCCTGGTCGCCCGGGCCGAGACCGTCGGCGCCCGGATCGCCGCCCGCCTCGACGGCGCCCGCGACCGCCTCCCGGTGATCGGCGACGTCCGCGGCCGCGGCCTGATGCTCGGCGTCGAACTCGTCGACCCCGCGGGCACCCCCGACAGCTGCGGCGCCCACCCCGCCGACCCGCGCCTCGCCGTCCGGGTCCGCGAAGCCTGCCTCGCCCGCGGCCTGATCGTCGAACTCGGCGGCCGCCACGACGCCGTCCTGCGGCTGCTGCCCCCGCTCACCATCACCGACGAGCAGGCCGAGGCCGTCCTCGAACGGCTCTGCGCGGCGATCGAGTCCGCGATGCGGCAGCCGGGCGACAAGTGA